The genomic DNA ATCGAGCAGGAGTTCGAAGAACTCATTGCCGCCGATGCCGACGACGTCGAACTGCCGCGTGCTCCGGTAATTACGGTCATGGGCCACGTCGATCACGGTAAAACGAGCTTGCTTGACGCCATTCGCTCAGAAAATGTTGCCGAAGGCGAGGCAGGCGGAATCACCCAGCACATCGGTGCTTACAGCGTAATGGTCCCGAACGTAGATAACCCGGCCGAACCGCGACGCGTTGTTTTCCTCGACACACCGGGCCACGAAGCATTTACCATGATGCGTGCCCGCGGTGCGAAGGCGACAGATATCGTTATCCTCGTCGTTGCGGCTGACGACGGCGTCATGCCGCAAACCGTCGAAGCCGTTGAGCACTCAAAGGCCGCCGGTGTTCCGATCATTGTGGCGATCAACAAGGTCGATAAGCCCGGAGCGAATCCGGACAAGGTCAAACAGGGCCTTGCGGTTCTCGGCCTAAATCCTGTCGAATGGGGCGGCGAGACCGAAATGGTCGAAGTTTCAGCAAAGCAGCGTCAGAATCTCGACACTTTGCTAGAAACGGTTCTATTGCAAGCAGATATTCTCGCACTCACAGCCAGCCCGACACGTCGTGCTTCAGGCGTCGTGCTCGAAGCAAAACTCGACAAGGGACGCGGAGCTGTTGCCACCGCTCTTGTCCAACAGGGAACTCTTCGAGTTGGCGATCCGTTTATTGTCGGACAGTATTCTGGCAAGGTCCGTGCGATGTTCTCAGATCGCGGTGAGGCTGTGACCGAGGCTTGGCCGGCGACACCGGTTGAAATTCTCGGCCTTCAAGGTGTACCGCAGGCGGGTGATACTTTCCAGGTCGTCGCCGATGTCGAACGTGCTCAGGACATTGCTCAGACACGGCAAATGCATGCTCGTCAGGCAGCGATGCTCAAGACGACCAAACGCGGCATCGAATCGCTCGGTATGGCTGAGATCAAGGAACTGCTGGTCATTCTCAAGGCTGACGTACAAGGCTCGGTCGAGGTTCTCAAGGGAACACTCGAAAAACTTTCGACCGACAAGGTCAAGGTCCGCGTCATCCGTGCCGGTGTCGGTGCGATCGCGGAATCGGACGTTCTGCTCGCCTCGGCGACCCAGGCGGACGATGCTTCGACCGCGGTCGTCATCATCGGATTCAACGTTCGCCCGGAGGCTCGCGTTGCCGACGTAGCGAAACACGAGGGCGTCGACATTCGTCTCCATTCGATCATTTACAAGGTCGAGGAAGAGATCAAGGCGGCAATGATCGGCATGCTCGATGCCATCGAGAAAGAGGTCATTCTTGGCAAAGCAGTTGTTCAGGAGCTCTTCAAGGTCTCGAAGGTCGGTACGATCGCCGGGTGCCGCGTCACCGACGGGCTCATCAAACGTCAGGCGAAAGCCCGCCTCATCCGTGACGGCGTTGTCACTTGGGAAGGCGACATTGCGACGCTCAAACGCTTTAAGGAAGATACCAACGAGGTCAAACAGGGCTTCGAATGCGGTATCAGCCTCGTCAATTTCAACGATCTCAAGATCGATGACGAGATCGAGGCATTCATAATCGAACGGACAGCCGCGACGGAGTTGTAAACTGCTATGCGGCGGCCCGAGAGATTTGCTGAGGCATTGAAAGAAGAGATCGGTGAGGTTGTCGGGTTCGAACTCGACGATCCGCGGCTCGTGATGGTGACGGTAACCGACGTTTCGGTCGCACCTGATCTGCGTGATGCTAAGGTCTATGTTTTGATAAATGGATCGGACGACGAGATCGCAGCGGCTCTCAAGACGCTTCGAAATGCCTCGACATTCGTTCGCCAACAGGTAGCGATGAATCTTAATCTGAGGCACGCTCCACACATCCATTTTGTACGCGACACTGCCGAAGAGAACGCAGCGCGTGTCAGCGAGATCCTGCAGGATCTCGAGATCAAGGGAGAATTTAGTAAGGAAGATAGTGATGAGTGATGAGTGATGAGTGATGAGTTTTAGAGATCGATTCTGACGTTCACCATTTAGCATTTACCGCTCGCTGCTCGCACAATACGTGTTAAGTCAAGTAGTAGAGTTAATTGAAAACAAGAGCAAGTTCGCGATAACCACGCACATCAAGCCGGACGGCGACGGCGTTGGTTCTTCGCTCGGGCTTTGCTGGCTGCTGCGTTCGCTCGGCAAAACTGCCGAAGTGATCGTGCACGGCGAAGTTCCGCCTGCCTACCGCAGCCTGCCCGGAGCCGACGAGATCCGCGATGTAAAACAGATCGACGGAACGTACGACGCTATTTTCGTGATCGAATGTAGCGATATTCAGCGTCCCGGCATAGCTGGCCTCGAAGCCGAATTTACCGTAAACATCGACCACCACGCCACAAGCGAACATTTCGGGACGATCAACTGGATCGATTCGACCGCGTCAGCTGTCGGCGAAATGATCTACAATCTCTGCAAAGCCATCGGCGGCCGCATTACCAAGGAGATCGCCGAATGTGTCTATATGGCTCTGGTCACCGACACCGGCTCGTTCCATTTTCCAAACACATCTGACCGCACACTCAAGGTCGCTTCTGAGCTGATCAAAGCCGGAGCAAGGCCCGCGACCATCGGCGAGGCCGTCTATAACAACTATCCTTGGTCACGCATCGAGCTAATGCGGCGAGTACTCGAAACGGTAAAACGCGATGAATCCGGCCGCATCGCGATGCTCCGCCAAACCATTGAAATGAAAGAGGTTTCCGGTGCGATCGACGGGGATAACAACGGCTTCGTCAACATCCCGCTCGCTGCTAAAGACGTTCAGGCAGCGGTCTATATGCGTGAGGTCGGCGACGAAAAATATCGTGTGAGCCTGCGTTCAAAAGGTGATATCAATGTCGCCAAGGTCGCCGAAGCTTTTGGCGGCGGCGGCCACAAGAACGCTGCAGGCCTGCGGATCGAGGGCAATTGGGACGAAGCCGAAGCCAAGATCGTGAATGCTTTGCATTACGTCATCGATACATCGCAAAACGGTTCTAACGGCAACGGGTACAAATAGTTAGAGGAAAATTATTGATATTCAGGGCAGTAGAAGCCGTCGCATTTGCCGACCAACACTTCTACTGCCATAATTTTGCAAATGCCCGAAAAAAGATACAAATGGCGGCGTGACGATTACCGCGAGAACACCAAAGGCCTGCTGATGCTCAATACGGGCGACGGCAAGGGAAAAACGACCGCCGCTATCGGCGTGCTCGTGCGTGCCGCGGGTCGCGGAATGCATTGCTGCATGATCCAGTTCATGAAGTCCAGGACCGACCGCTACGGCGAACACGAATCGTTCGAAAAGCTCGGCATAGAGGTCCACACAATGGGCGACGGCTTCACGTGGGACACCAACGACAAATCGCAGGACATCAAAACAAGCGAGGAAACATGGGCACTCTGCGTCGATAAGATGCGAAACGGCGACTACGACGTACTGGTTTTCGACGAACTGCTTTACGTTCTCAGCTACGGCTTTCTCGACATCGATGCTGTTATCAAAGAGATCCGCGAAATACGTGCAAAACAGCCGCACTTGCACTTGATATTGACCGGCAGAAACGTAGATAATGCCCTCGAAAAAGTGATAGCCGAGGCCGATCTCGTCACCGAAATGAAAGAGATCAAACACCCTTTCCACGCAGGAATATTTGCACAGCAGGGAATTGAGTTTTAAAAGTTCAGAGTGCAGCCTTTAGGCTGTATCTTTGCAGCCAGAAACAAGCTAAAGCTTGCACTCTAACCGATGAAGACACCCGTCGAAAAACGAAAACCATCCGGCATCGTCGATTACGTGGCACTTGCGCTCACGACGTGGGGCGTGGGCTATTTGCCGTTGATGCCGGGAACGTTTGGTTCGATGGTTGGCGTCGCGATCTATTTTGGCGTTGTCTGGTTCGATGTGCTTGCGGGCTTTCGATTCTTTACTGCGGGATTCACCGCAGAGCAGGTGAGCGCCCTTGTCTGGGCGTCGAACTCGATCATGCTGGTGATCCTCGTCATCGTCGGCATTTGGGCCTCGGGCAGGACGATCCCGATATTCGGCAACTCCGATCCGAGCGAGGCGGTCGTTGATGAAGTGATGGGTGTACTCGTCACGCTGCTTTTCATACCGCAAGGAGCCGGTTGGATCTATGTTCTCGCGGGTTTCGGCCTATTTCGATTGTTCGACATTTGGAAGCCGTATCCGATCGATAGTTTACAAGACCTGCCCGGCGGGGTCGGAGTTTGTGCCGATGATCTGGTCGCCGGCGTTTATGCCGGAATGTGTCTGTCCATCGCGTATGCGATCACAATATTGGTATGATCTACCACGTTCTCCCCGGCGACGCGGTCGCTGAGGAATTCAAAAAAACTAAGATACGTGGCGAGGTGATCGTCTGCCGCGAATGCCTCGCGGTTGGCGATGTCGATGCCGACATATTGCCTGATTTTTGGGAACAGCGCGCAAGATTTATATTGTCAGAATACGGCGAAGACGAGATCGTCTATCACGAAACGGTCGCTGACGAACTCGCAGTTCTCCTCGATCTCGACTCCGATGATGAAGTCAATCTCTGGTTCGAATACGAACTATTCTGCTCGGTGAATCTGTGGTTTTGCCTGTGGCTTCTGAGCGAAACGGGAGCGGCCGTCTTTCGTGTCGAACCTGTCGTGCTGAAACCGGAAGACCGCTGGGACGGATTTGGCAATCTCGGGTCGGTCGATCTGCAAAAGTGCTACGGCCGGCGTGTCAGGTTCACTCCGAAAGAGATCCAACTCGGTGCTGATCTGTGGAACGCGTTTAGAAAGAACGACCATGAAAGGCTGATCGAGCTTTCAAAGGCCGAACAAGGCCGTTTTCCATACCTTGCCGAGGTCTGTGACGCCGCTATCGAACGCGTCACACGTCCGGCTGAGATCGTCGCTGAGATCCAATTCGAAGGCAAGACCGAATTCGAGGAGATCTTCGCCGAATTCAAACGCCGTGCCGGCGTCTACGGTTACGGCGACCTACAGGTTCAGCGAATAATCGACGGATCGTCCTAGCCAAATACCAAACAACTACATTTTTTCAAAACCCTCTTCTGACCGCTCCGGTTTTTGGGGAACGACGATCTCCGAGTCGCCCTGAAATATCCAGCCGCGTCGCCAGAAATAGAACAGCAGGCCGACGGTGATAAGGGCCATAGCACCGAGCGTCAGGAAATAACCGCGGTCAGACTTTCGCTCGGGCATATTCTCAAAATTCATGCCGTAGATACCGGCGATCAAGCTGAGAGGCAGGATTATCGCTGAAAGCACGGCAAGCGTTTTCATCACGTCGTTAGTGCGGTTGCCGATAACTGCGAAATGGATGTCGAACAGTCCGGCGACGAGGTCGCGATAGCCTTCGGAAAGGTCCGAGATCCGCAGCAGATGGTCGTGAACATCGCGAAAGAATGGCAGTATGTCGGAGGGTATCTGCGGAAATTCGCCGTGTGACATACGATAGAGCACCTCGAGCTGGCGCGAAGATATTCTTTTCAAACGCGCAACGCTGCGGCGAACATCCATCACGTCGCCGAGGACCGCATTGCCGTTGCGGCCCATGTCAAATACACGATCCTCGAGTGCATTTATCTCTTCGTCAAATTCATCGACGATCGGCATATAAAGATCGACGAGTTCGTCCAAAATATGATGCAG from Acidobacteriota bacterium includes the following:
- the corA gene encoding magnesium/cobalt transporter CorA; the protein is MDFCKLVGAVNIFDMEIFVYRKDAEQVEEGFTREDLPELLADQTNVVWVDLQGETVEQLEEAKDVMLNVFKFHHLTVEDCIETRNQPKVEAYEKYLYFIVHGIKPEETNPSNFATKELDGYLGSNFVVTFHILRFRSIKLVKQHLRSSPFHCKRGAAYLLHHILDELVDLYMPIVDEFDEEINALEDRVFDMGRNGNAVLGDVMDVRRSVARLKRISSRQLEVLYRMSHGEFPQIPSDILPFFRDVHDHLLRISDLSEGYRDLVAGLFDIHFAVIGNRTNDVMKTLAVLSAIILPLSLIAGIYGMNFENMPERKSDRGYFLTLGAMALITVGLLFYFWRRGWIFQGDSEIVVPQKPERSEEGFEKM
- the rbfA gene encoding 30S ribosome-binding factor RbfA gives rise to the protein MRRPERFAEALKEEIGEVVGFELDDPRLVMVTVTDVSVAPDLRDAKVYVLINGSDDEIAAALKTLRNASTFVRQQVAMNLNLRHAPHIHFVRDTAEENAARVSEILQDLEIKGEFSKEDSDE
- the infB gene encoding translation initiation factor IF-2; amino-acid sequence: MAIRKAVRIYDLARELKQDTKRVMEDLRRVGADVSVASNSVSAEFAEKVRLKYFPKTEVAPKRAIKIIKKAAQTDDGAHHDEAIHATDAPSAEAPVEIPVVETAEPAAIEPVAASDEAPKTSKVKKLVATKVPEKVEPAVVEPTVSVNKTLKKRVIVEPDAAEVVEGPAETAASETVEAAPVEEVPVVSEIPAATDPIVGKSGVIRKTLTLSKEALEKGIKPGDKLVSDAPTKTGRLLGDKSGVDSRGRRVEFKGTPGENAAPQMTYTPPTDNRRRPGRGGGRKGAADKGGRFAERDLDAPQKRTIEERVLDQVGAIDSSNLRSVRLTEGATVREFAEALGITPRDIVQLLIKKGIFATLNQPIGEKMAKEMATGFGYEVSFVPFEEMVIEQEFEELIAADADDVELPRAPVITVMGHVDHGKTSLLDAIRSENVAEGEAGGITQHIGAYSVMVPNVDNPAEPRRVVFLDTPGHEAFTMMRARGAKATDIVILVVAADDGVMPQTVEAVEHSKAAGVPIIVAINKVDKPGANPDKVKQGLAVLGLNPVEWGGETEMVEVSAKQRQNLDTLLETVLLQADILALTASPTRRASGVVLEAKLDKGRGAVATALVQQGTLRVGDPFIVGQYSGKVRAMFSDRGEAVTEAWPATPVEILGLQGVPQAGDTFQVVADVERAQDIAQTRQMHARQAAMLKTTKRGIESLGMAEIKELLVILKADVQGSVEVLKGTLEKLSTDKVKVRVIRAGVGAIAESDVLLASATQADDASTAVVIIGFNVRPEARVADVAKHEGVDIRLHSIIYKVEEEIKAAMIGMLDAIEKEVILGKAVVQELFKVSKVGTIAGCRVTDGLIKRQAKARLIRDGVVTWEGDIATLKRFKEDTNEVKQGFECGISLVNFNDLKIDDEIEAFIIERTAATEL
- a CDS encoding phosphatidylglycerophosphatase A, which translates into the protein MKTPVEKRKPSGIVDYVALALTTWGVGYLPLMPGTFGSMVGVAIYFGVVWFDVLAGFRFFTAGFTAEQVSALVWASNSIMLVILVIVGIWASGRTIPIFGNSDPSEAVVDEVMGVLVTLLFIPQGAGWIYVLAGFGLFRLFDIWKPYPIDSLQDLPGGVGVCADDLVAGVYAGMCLSIAYAITILV
- a CDS encoding bifunctional oligoribonuclease/PAP phosphatase NrnA; translation: MLSQVVELIENKSKFAITTHIKPDGDGVGSSLGLCWLLRSLGKTAEVIVHGEVPPAYRSLPGADEIRDVKQIDGTYDAIFVIECSDIQRPGIAGLEAEFTVNIDHHATSEHFGTINWIDSTASAVGEMIYNLCKAIGGRITKEIAECVYMALVTDTGSFHFPNTSDRTLKVASELIKAGARPATIGEAVYNNYPWSRIELMRRVLETVKRDESGRIAMLRQTIEMKEVSGAIDGDNNGFVNIPLAAKDVQAAVYMREVGDEKYRVSLRSKGDINVAKVAEAFGGGGHKNAAGLRIEGNWDEAEAKIVNALHYVIDTSQNGSNGNGYK
- the cobO gene encoding cob(I)yrinic acid a,c-diamide adenosyltransferase, yielding MPEKRYKWRRDDYRENTKGLLMLNTGDGKGKTTAAIGVLVRAAGRGMHCCMIQFMKSRTDRYGEHESFEKLGIEVHTMGDGFTWDTNDKSQDIKTSEETWALCVDKMRNGDYDVLVFDELLYVLSYGFLDIDAVIKEIREIRAKQPHLHLILTGRNVDNALEKVIAEADLVTEMKEIKHPFHAGIFAQQGIEF
- a CDS encoding DUF1835 domain-containing protein, which gives rise to MIYHVLPGDAVAEEFKKTKIRGEVIVCRECLAVGDVDADILPDFWEQRARFILSEYGEDEIVYHETVADELAVLLDLDSDDEVNLWFEYELFCSVNLWFCLWLLSETGAAVFRVEPVVLKPEDRWDGFGNLGSVDLQKCYGRRVRFTPKEIQLGADLWNAFRKNDHERLIELSKAEQGRFPYLAEVCDAAIERVTRPAEIVAEIQFEGKTEFEEIFAEFKRRAGVYGYGDLQVQRIIDGSS